A single region of the Manihot esculenta cultivar AM560-2 chromosome 12, M.esculenta_v8, whole genome shotgun sequence genome encodes:
- the LOC110628416 gene encoding auxin-induced in root cultures protein 12, with amino-acid sequence MDVSFVTQFLIFLFCATLQFSPSESQKCTSQKFRSNKLFANCTDLPVLNSYLHFNYNSSNSSLSIAFIASPAKPDGWIAWAINPTSTGMVGSQAFIAYKSSGSVIVNTYNISGYTPPQVSKLSFDAWDISAESDGDNMVIFATVKVPEKAESLNQVWQVGSSVTGSIPDKHDTAADNENSKGLLKFAAASSAPAPAPAPASAPAPASDKSGSFSGFGNWDVSLLAGLFILLGSSLAI; translated from the coding sequence ATGGACGTTAGCTTCGTTACTCAGTTCTTGATTTTCTTGTTCTGTGCAACTCTGCAATTCTCTCCCTCAGAATCCCAGAAATGCACCTCGCAAAAATTCAGAAGCAACAAACTCTTTGCAAATTGCACTGATCTTCCTGTCCTGAATTCCTACCTACACTTCAACTACAATTCTTCAAATTCATCTCTTTCCATTGCTTTCATCGCTTCTCCGGCCAAACCGGACGGCTGGATTGCATGGGCGATCAACCCGACGTCCACTGGCATGGTGGGTTCACAGGCTTTTATAGCATACAAATCCAGCGGCTCTGTGATCGTCAACACTTACAACATTAGCGGCTATACACCGCCTCAGGTATCCAAGCTATCGTTTGATGCGTGGGACATAAGTGCGGAGTCTGACGGCGATAATATGGTGATATTTGCGACGGTGAAGGTGCCGGAGAAGGCAGAAAGTCTGAACCAGGTTTGGCAGGTGGGCTCATCTGTAACGGGTAGCATTCCAGACAAGCATGATACGGCGGCGGATAACGAAAATTCTAAAGGGTTATTGAAATTTGCGGCTGCTAGTTCTGCTCCTGCTCCTGCTCCTGCTCCTGCTTCTGCTCCTGCTCCTGCTTCTGATAAATCTGGAAGCTTTTCTGGATTTGGAAATTGGGATGTTTCTTTGCTTGCTGGATTATTTATCTTGCTTGGTAGTTCTCTTGCAATTTGA
- the LOC110628040 gene encoding cytochrome b561 and DOMON domain-containing protein At3g25290, with the protein MASLFFPSLIFGFCIWVSLFSPSLAQAQTCSSQKFTGNDLYVHCVDLPTLTSYLHFTYDSANATLSIAYLASPAASNGWVSWAVNPTGTGMAGSQALVGYKDSKGSMTVKTYNISSYTLDSVVQSKLAFDVWDERAEENNGVMRIFAKIKVPANLAAKGMLNQVWQVGSSVDSKGVLTPHDMSAANLNAKGTLDLKGGQSVATGGVDSKTKKRNIHGVLNAVSWGVLFPIGVIMARYLRPFQAADPAWFYLHVSCQVSAYAIGVAGWATGLKLGSESKGVQWTAHRNIGITLFSLATLQIFALFLRPKKDHKYRFYWNIYHHGVGYAILVLSILNVFKGVDILHPQQKWKSIYIIVIAVLGGIAMLLEIITWIAVLRRSKKSTKHYDGFNGQGREQPFNN; encoded by the exons ATGGCTTCCCTTTTCTTCCCTTCTTTGATTTTTGGTTTTTGCATATGGGTTTCTCTTTTCTCACCGTCGCTTGCGCAGGCGCAGACCTGCTCCTCTCAGAAATTCACCGGCAATGATTTGTATGTTCACTGTGTAGACCTCCCTACACTCACTTCCTATCTCCATTTCACTTACGATTCCGCTAATGCTACTCTTTCCATCGCCTACCTTGCCTCCCCTGCCGCGTCGAACGGATGGGTTTCGTGGGCTGTAAACCCGACAGGCACCGGAATGGCTGGGTCTCAGGCACTTGTTGGCTACAAGGATTCCAAAGGTTCCATGACAGTTAAGACGTATAATATCAGCTCTTACACGCTTGATTCAGTGGTGCAGTCGAAATTGGCTTTTGACGTTTGGGACGAAAGGGCGGAGGAGAATAACGGCGTCATGAGAATCTTTGCGAAAATTAAGGTTCCGGCAAACTTGGCGGCGAAGGGGATGCTAAATCAGGTGTGGCAGGTGGGTTCCAGCGTCGATTCTAAAGGAGTACTGACGCCGCATGATATGAGTGCTGCAAATTTGAACGCCAAGGGAACCTTGGATTTGAAGGGTGGACAGAGTGTGGCTACCGGCGGAGTGGACTCCAAGACTAAAAAGAGAAAT ATTCATGGGGTGCTGAATGCAGTGAGCTGGGGAGTTCTGTTTCCAATTGGAGTTATAATGGCGCGTTACCTGAGACCTTTCCAGGCTGCAGATCCAGCGTGGTTTTATCTCCATGTTTCTTGCCAGGTTTCTGCCTATGCTATTGGGGTTGCAGGGTGGGCTACTGGCTTGAAGCTTGGAAGTGAATCAAAGGGCGTTCAGTGGACTGCTCATCGCAATATTGGGATTACACTTTTCTCTTTAGCAACTCTACAG ATTTTTGCTTTGTTCTTGAGACCCAAAAAGGACCACAAATACCGATTCTACTGGAATATCTATCATCACGGTGTTGGATATGCCATACTCGTCCTCAGCATTCTGAATGTGTTCAAAGGTGTAGACATCTTGCACCCTCAACAGAAGTGGAAATCGATTTACATAATTGTGATTGCAGTTTTAGGTGGGATTGCTATGTTGCTGGAAATAATTACTTGGATAGCAGTCTTGAGAAGGTCTAAGAAATCCACCAAGCACTATGATGGATTCAATGGACAAGGCAGAGAACAGCCATTCAACAATTGA